A window of the Cytophagaceae bacterium genome harbors these coding sequences:
- a CDS encoding tail fiber domain-containing protein — MKQKLLLPAFLLLCISGFSQSILLEPTGTGQGIYSKRSSLYNFTVPTPLVLPDSGAGTRLMWIPDRSAFRVGSVSGTQWNNANIGHYSFAIGLDLKVTGLASGAVGMQNEASGAQSFAGGFSNYATGNQSLSFGILNNTSGSASIALGRSNLISAQGTNSVAIGQGNNAQFSNNYLIGKDNKGKNILEFAFGYENDVSADRSFSIGYFNNNSGVSSYNFGEANTSKTERAMNIGFDNQSAGIRALAIGYSNLPTGDYNVALGSGNKGAGSQGIAIGTVNKSNGNNSLSGGLGLVNNVFGATMLGTYNDSLTTDLIGGALSATAHDNNDPLLIIGNGTGNNARSNALTMYKNGKLGLGTDLPTQLLDVDGSARFRSVATDNANATFLTIETDGTIKKTNPAASDMRLKQNIAPLDNPIEKIMAMQGVSYEFKENPDQKRMGFIAQEVEKVYPEAVLELDSGMKGVRYDDLIPVLLEAIKSQQKQIEALEQKLTEINRLLKR, encoded by the coding sequence ATGAAACAAAAACTATTATTACCGGCATTTTTACTGCTATGTATTTCAGGATTTTCACAAAGTATTTTGTTAGAACCCACCGGTACCGGCCAGGGCATATATAGCAAAAGGAGTTCCCTCTACAATTTTACTGTCCCCACGCCATTGGTCTTGCCTGATTCAGGAGCAGGAACACGACTCATGTGGATTCCCGATCGTAGTGCATTCAGAGTGGGCTCAGTATCAGGCACTCAATGGAACAATGCCAATATTGGCCATTACAGTTTTGCGATAGGTTTAGATTTAAAAGTTACAGGTCTGGCATCGGGAGCAGTAGGAATGCAAAATGAAGCCTCAGGAGCTCAAAGTTTTGCCGGTGGATTTAGCAATTATGCCACCGGGAATCAGTCTTTAAGTTTCGGAATCCTCAACAATACTTCAGGATCTGCTTCTATTGCATTAGGTCGCTCCAACCTCATTTCTGCTCAGGGTACCAATTCAGTAGCTATTGGTCAGGGTAATAACGCCCAATTTTCCAATAACTATCTGATTGGAAAGGATAACAAAGGTAAAAACATCTTAGAGTTTGCCTTTGGCTACGAAAATGACGTAAGTGCTGACCGATCTTTCTCAATTGGATACTTTAACAATAACTCAGGTGTATCATCGTACAATTTCGGAGAAGCCAATACCTCCAAAACTGAAAGAGCAATGAACATTGGCTTTGACAATCAATCTGCAGGAATCAGAGCCCTGGCAATAGGATATTCAAATCTGCCAACCGGAGATTATAACGTTGCTTTGGGAAGCGGTAACAAAGGAGCCGGTTCACAGGGGATAGCAATAGGAACTGTCAATAAAAGCAATGGAAATAATAGCCTGAGTGGCGGATTGGGCTTGGTCAACAACGTGTTCGGTGCAACAATGCTGGGCACATACAACGATTCCCTGACTACCGACCTGATCGGAGGAGCACTTTCGGCCACGGCCCATGATAATAATGACCCCTTGCTTATCATCGGCAACGGAACCGGCAACAATGCCCGCTCCAATGCCCTCACGATGTATAAAAACGGAAAACTAGGCCTGGGCACCGATCTACCCACCCAATTACTCGACGTGGATGGCTCTGCAAGATTTAGGAGCGTGGCCACCGACAACGCCAACGCTACCTTTCTTACCATCGAAACCGACGGAACCATCAAAAAAACAAACCCCGCAGCTTCTGATATGCGTTTAAAGCAAAACATTGCTCCGCTTGACAATCCTATTGAAAAAATCATGGCGATGCAGGGTGTAAGTTATGAGTTTAAGGAAAATCCCGACCAGAAAAGAATGGGCTTTATCGCCCAGGAAGTAGAAAAGGTATATCCCGAAGCCGTGCTAGAGCTGGATTCAGGCATGAAAGGTGTACGATATGATGATTTGATTCCAGTTTTGTTGGAAGCCATCAAATCTCAGCAAAAGCAGATTGAAGCTCTGGAGCAAAAACTTACCGAAATCAACAGATTATTGAAAAGATAG